TTACAAGGAAAAATGTTATCACTTTCGTGTGCATCATGTCATGGGACTGATGGGAAATCTACTACTATTACTCCATATATTGCAGGTATGGGTAAAACAATCATGTACCAAACATTACTTGATTATAAGAATGGAAAAAGAACTGGAACAATGATGCAAAAACATGTAAAAGGTTTTACTGATGCAGAGTTAGAACAAATCTCTTATTACTTTTCTAAAGTAGAAAGATAAAGGATTAAAGATGATAAATAGAAGACATTTTAACAAAGTACTTGTAAGCTCTATTGCTCTTTCATTTGCTGCTTGTAGTAGTATTACTAATGTAGCTTTACCAAAAGATAGAAAAAGAGTAGTTATTGTTGGAGGTGGTTTTGGTGGTGCGACTGCAGCGAAATACCTTAAAAAATTCTCTCCAGAAACAGAAGTTATCTTAATTGAACAAAACAAAGAATATTATACTTGTCCATTTGGAAATACTGTAATTGCTGGATTAAATGATATTGAATATATCAAACATGATTACAAAACTTTAGAAAAAAAATATAAGATACAAGTAATCCATGAAAAAGTAAAAAAAGTAGATGGAACTACAAATAGTGTAATCTTAGAAAATGGTCAAGTTATTGCTTATCATAGAGCTATTGTAGCTCCAGGAATTGATTTCAAATATGAAAAAGGTTATGTTGAAGGTTCTGAACACTATGCACCTCATGCTTATAAAGCAGGAGCACAAACTACTTTATTAAGAGAACAATTAGAGGGTATGCAAGATGGGGGAACTTATGTAATGGTTGCACCTGAAAATCCATTTAGATGTCCTCCTGGACCATATGAAAGAGTATCGTTAGTTGCACACTACTTAAAAAATAATAAACCTAACTCAAAAATCATAATTTTAGACCAAAAAAATAAATTCTCTAAACAAGGATTATTCCAAGAAGGTTGGGAAAAACTTTATGGAGATATGATTGAGTGGAGAAGTGCAGAATTTGGTGGAAAAGTTATTTCAGTTGACCCTAAAAAACTAGAAATCAAAACAGAAGATGAAGTTGTAAAAGCTGATGTTTTAAACTATATCCCTGCACAAAAAGCTGGACAACTTGCTTTTGATTCGGGATTAACAAAAGGAGATTGGTGTCCTGTTAATACAAAAACATTTGAATCAAGACTTGTTAAAAATGTACACGTAATTGGAGATGCAGCAATTGCTAGTAAGATGCCAAAATCTGGTTTCTCTGCAAATTCTCAAGCTAAAATTGCAGCTTTACAAATTACAAGATTATTAAAAGATAAACCTGTGGTAAATCCTCCAAAATTAGCTAATACTTGTTATAGTTTAATTGCACCAAATTATGGAATTACTGTTGCTGCCGTGTATGAAGCACATGAAGATGAAATTAAAACAGTTCCAGGAGCTGGTGGATTAAGTCCTATGGGTGCTGATGCCACATTTAGAGCCTTAGAGGCTGAATATGCTGTTGGTTGGTATCAAAATCAAACTGCTGATATTTTTCTTTAAGATAAAGTACTCTTTTGAGTACTTATCTTAATCTTCAATACTCATTATTAAAAGTTTAATATTTTTCTTTTCTTGAATCTCTTCTAATTTTAAGCCTGGTATTTGCATTTGCATAAACTCACTATGATTTTTTATACTATTTTTTGCTATTTCTTGAAGTAATTTTCCCCTATAAAACTTTGCCCAATGAGATACTACTTTTCCATCTTTAATAAATTTAAAAGTTAAAACCTTTGCTTCTTTTACTTTATAAAATTTTTCATAAAATCCAGCTCTTAAATCTATAACTTCTTCACCGATAAAGCTATCTAAACTATCTGTAAAATTATCTAAATAGAACTTCTCTACATTTACATTTGGAAGTTTTGCTCCTTGTTTATATTTATAATCAGGGATTAAATCATCTGCTTTTATTGGTCCAAAAAGATTAGAAAAAAGTAAAACATTTTCATCAATATATTTTTGAGTATTTTTATCTAAACTTTTATAAGCTAAAGCATCAAAAGCAACTCCATCATATCTCATAATAGCTTTCATTGTTACTTTATCCTTTAAGCTATCTTGATATTTTTTTACTTCTTCAAGCTTTTTTAAACCAAACCATTTTGATAATTCTTCAAGAGAAGAACTAGAAACAAACTCTTCATATATTTTAAATATATTCTCTCTTTTATCGAATAATTCTTCTAAAAAGAAATTCTCTTTACAAAAAGGTTTATCATCTCCTCCACTATTTTTTGTCTCAGCTGGAGCTAATAGTATCTTCATATTTATTTACCTTTTAATTTTATTGTATAAATTCTCCACTATGATACAACCATCTATTTTCTTCTTTAATAAATTTACTTTTTTCAATAAAAGAAGAATCAATTGCACCTTGAAATATAGTGGCTTTAAAAGTTACATAAGCTACTTCTTGACCGTCGATAAAATCAATAATCTCTAACTTTTTAAAGTCACTATATTTTGAAAAACTGTTTATAGAGTTTTTCCACTCTTGAATATTTGTTGTATAATCAGAGTTCTCTTTATGAGTTGTATTAATTATATACTCTGGATTATTTGCAACATAAGCACTATATCTTGATTTCATCAACTCCAATGCAGTTGAAGGAGTTTCCCCAAAGTGGAAGATACGGCAGCATTTTTTGTATTTTTTTTGGCTACCACAAGGACAGAAAGAATTACCAGAAATTTTCATACTAACCCCTTTTTATTTGTATTTTAGCAGAAAATTTCCTTTCTTAAAAGATAAGGAGAGTTACTCCTTATCTTTTACTTCATTTTTTATATTCTCAATTAAGCCTTTACCAAAGCCTTTTAGACCCATTAAATCTTCTGCTTTATTGATTTTTTGTTTTTTTCTAAAATCAATAATCATTTCTGCTTTTTTAGCACCTATTCCTTTTATTTGCATGAGCTCATCTTTTGTAGCACTGTTCAGATCTATTGATGCAAATAAAAATGCACAACTCAACACTAGACCAAAGAATATTTTTTTCATATTCAACTCCTTTTAAATAATTTAATTAATTATATATAAATAATATTTAATTTTATTTAAAGTGATATTATTTAATTATAAAGTCAAATATACTAAAATCTTGTAAATCAAAGGGGAAAAAGAAATTATGGCACAATTACCACTAGAGTTAATATCTAATTTAATCTCTTTAATCATCTTAGTTATGATTTTTGTAAAGTATTATCAATACAAAAAGAAACTTGATGTATTAAAAGAATTAAATGAGTTAAAAGAGAAAAAGAAACTTACAAGTGAAGATAAATCTTTTATAAAAACAAATTTAAAAGATTATCAAGTACTATTTGCAAGAGATGAACAAAGAATTAAACTTGCATATCCAGTATTTATTTTAATTGCAGGTGTACTTTTAGCATTTTTAGACTTTAAAGAAGCAATGATTCACTTAAATGTAATTGTTGTAGCTTTCATCTTTATGCAAGTAAACAAAATTCACAATAGAAACTTTATAAATTTTCTTACAGCATTAGATAAGGGAAACTAGATTAAATTTTTTAATCTAGACCCTTTGTCATTTAATATAACTTCAAATTCACACTCATATAACCTACTAGTTTTTAAAAA
This sequence is a window from Halarcobacter bivalviorum. Protein-coding genes within it:
- a CDS encoding YaaA family protein — protein: MKILLAPAETKNSGGDDKPFCKENFFLEELFDKRENIFKIYEEFVSSSSLEELSKWFGLKKLEEVKKYQDSLKDKVTMKAIMRYDGVAFDALAYKSLDKNTQKYIDENVLLFSNLFGPIKADDLIPDYKYKQGAKLPNVNVEKFYLDNFTDSLDSFIGEEVIDLRAGFYEKFYKVKEAKVLTFKFIKDGKVVSHWAKFYRGKLLQEIAKNSIKNHSEFMQMQIPGLKLEEIQEKKNIKLLIMSIED
- a CDS encoding NAD(P)/FAD-dependent oxidoreductase; this translates as MINRRHFNKVLVSSIALSFAACSSITNVALPKDRKRVVIVGGGFGGATAAKYLKKFSPETEVILIEQNKEYYTCPFGNTVIAGLNDIEYIKHDYKTLEKKYKIQVIHEKVKKVDGTTNSVILENGQVIAYHRAIVAPGIDFKYEKGYVEGSEHYAPHAYKAGAQTTLLREQLEGMQDGGTYVMVAPENPFRCPPGPYERVSLVAHYLKNNKPNSKIIILDQKNKFSKQGLFQEGWEKLYGDMIEWRSAEFGGKVISVDPKKLEIKTEDEVVKADVLNYIPAQKAGQLAFDSGLTKGDWCPVNTKTFESRLVKNVHVIGDAAIASKMPKSGFSANSQAKIAALQITRLLKDKPVVNPPKLANTCYSLIAPNYGITVAAVYEAHEDEIKTVPGAGGLSPMGADATFRALEAEYAVGWYQNQTADIFL
- a CDS encoding YchJ family protein; the protein is MKISGNSFCPCGSQKKYKKCCRIFHFGETPSTALELMKSRYSAYVANNPEYIINTTHKENSDYTTNIQEWKNSINSFSKYSDFKKLEIIDFIDGQEVAYVTFKATIFQGAIDSSFIEKSKFIKEENRWLYHSGEFIQ
- a CDS encoding c-type cytochrome; its protein translation is MKKFIIALFCLCSFSYAVEYDALQGKMLSLSCASCHGTDGKSTTITPYIAGMGKTIMYQTLLDYKNGKRTGTMMQKHVKGFTDAELEQISYYFSKVER
- a CDS encoding ComEA family DNA-binding protein; this encodes MKKIFFGLVLSCAFLFASIDLNSATKDELMQIKGIGAKKAEMIIDFRKKQKINKAEDLMGLKGFGKGLIENIKNEVKDKE